A stretch of DNA from Montipora foliosa isolate CH-2021 chromosome 4, ASM3666993v2, whole genome shotgun sequence:
GATGCTCGAACGTGTGGCCGCTACGCAAACGCTGAACTATCTTATACCCAATGGGCTTTTAGCCAAGTTTCAGTCTGCGTATCGATGTTTCCACAGCACAGAAACTACGTTATTACGAGTGTTTAACGACATTCTTGTTGCTATTGAAAACCACCGGGATGTTGAACTTGTTCTTCTAGATTTATCGGCGGCGTTTGACAACATTGAACATTCTGTTTTACTTAGTCGTTTGGAACACCGTTATGGATTTGATGGGAAGGTGTTAAACTGGTTTAGATCATACCTGATTGGTAGATCCCAGCAAGTACTAATTGCGGAAGTGAGTAAAGTTAAAACACACCTGTTCCGCCAGTGCTATAGACCCTTTTCATAAATGACTGCCAATTTAAATTCTTTTGTATGCATTTAAATTAGCCTCACTAACCTCGTGTCAGtgtaaaaattcttttgaattacCAActtcaaaatgaggttagtaaGGCTAATTTTAATATTGTCAAAAGAATTTataattggccgccatttttgaaagtggtctatagagtatagagatcatattatatatagtttatagagattactattattattatgtctaGTGTGTAAACCTcatttgcattattatacaggatatagattttcttgtttttctttagaaatctattgtaattttagagtttctcatactgcatgtaatttgaatgtaagatttGAATGTAAGATTTGAATGTAAGATTGTAAGATTGTAAAGctttgagaattttgtaaagctaaatatatattattattattattattattattattaaaatacgGAAACTATTGTAAACACAATCACGAGTCTAATGCTATGATGTACCTACCTTCTCACAAAGGAGGAAAAGGACTGCAGCAGGTAGAGATTTTGTACAAATCAACAAAGATTAAAACGGCACACTACCTGACAACCAGCACGGACCCACACGTCCAACTGGTGGCGACTCAGTCCAGAAGcacaaagaaacaaattcaAGTTACAAAATGTCAACCAAGAAAGGTCAAATCTGTACTCAAGAAAGAAATAGGGTAGAAGTTTGAGCAAGATGTAAAGCATCAACCCTGGGTAGGGCAGTACATTGTTAACCAATGGCACGACGAAGACTAGGAGAAGGAAAGTTATAACATCAGTAAGATATGGAGGGGCATCCCAGATGTTGCCTTTAGTATATATAGTAGTATTCTACAACAGTGCTAACAACAAAGGTATATCGTAGAAAGAAGTtgaaagaaagagaacgagGTCTGATATGTCGGCTATGTCACCAGAAAGAAGACACAGTACCACACTTGTTATGTAGCTTTTCTGCTATTGCTCAGTCTCTGTACAAGGCAAGACACGATCGCATGTTACGCCCGGTTTATCATCAGATGCGATCATTGTATGGTTTCGTCACAGACCAAGATTCGACGCCGTGGTACAAGCAGTCCCTACCAAATAACTCTGTGGATAACGAGAAAGCCAAAATTCTCTGGGATAACCCCATACAACTGGATATAGCACCGCAAGACGGCGCAAATAAACCTGATATCATGGTCATGGacaagaagaagagaagaaacaatggattctgattGAAGGAACTCTGTGCAACGTAGGATGTATTGATGAACGATACTTATACAATCAGTACAAATACACAGACCTAAGAGCTGGCCTGAAGAGACTTTACCCTAGATTTCGTGTTACTCAAGTGAACATTGTATTTGATTTCCTAGCGGGTAATAATAAACAGCTTGTAATTAACTTGGATAAAATAGGTATAAAGGACGAAAACAATCTATTAGACAATGCCAGAAATGGGTAATCTTACAGAACTGCAAGATCGTGAAAGCAGTCTATTCACTCAACTGACTTTCCTCACATTAGCCGAGACACTGTCCATCTTAAGTCAAGAATATcgctttgaattttaaattccGCATATTCTTCGTAAAATTTGAACTACTGAAAGTGTAGGAGAAgcgaaataataatattattagcaCCGGGAACTAATTAGGGACACCGTATATTTCAATCAAATAAAATcgaacgttggtttttgaggagaagggaataCCGGGGTACTTGGAGAaaatctctcggagcagagGACAGAtcggtgggaggtgagtgctctcaccacttcgACAGCCCCGCTCTCCCATACTTCCTGCCGGAAAGACTAACGAATAACATGGACATTGTCGACAATAATTCATTTTTCACGACAAGTTATATTTTTATGACAGTttcagtggcggatccagacctGGAGGTAATGTGGGGGCCCGCTCCccaacaattttgtttttgctctttcACACTTTTGGTGGCTTTGGTCCAAAAAtaaaaggagggggggggggggggcaggcccctcccctggatccgccactgcGTTTCGTTTTCGTTGAATCATAGGACCTTTGACCTTTTTATGTTGCCAGTTTTTTAAAACTAGTATTTTGTCTGCATAGTAGTAGATAAGTCGACAAAATCCCATTAAATTAGTTGAGTTTTGTCATCTCCTTCTTCTTATGCTACTTTGGTTTACTTTAAACAGTTGAACCGTTTTCTACCTCCATTCGATGTCCTCAGAGCCAGGAATTCCATTGGAGGAAAGCGGATACCACTGGTCTTGACATTGTTTTTTATTACACATGTGGCTCAGGTAATGTTTAAACGCGAAAGCAAGAAAAGTATAGTTAATAAGCAATTCATTACAACAACGTAAAGGAAATAAAAGAACGACGAGGTCGTTTTTTGATCAGGGCCTGCATAttgagcgagtttcaatcgactgtcgtaaaaccaaaaccaaagtaattactttggccaatcaaaaaggacggaaacaatccagtaaaccgatcaaaactcgaagtaattgcacgcagccgacacaaagcgcgggaaaatgtgcacgcgcaagccacgatttattttggtttcactttctattggttgaaaaaatggcgcgagaactttgaaccaatcactgagtgaattaAATGcgaaaccaaagcaattcgctaattacgtttgacactcaattgaaaatcgctctatatACTCAAAGACTCAACGTTAATTTGTTCCAACAGATAAGAATCTCTATATCTGTCTGTGATAAAGAACGAAATACACCAGTAGACTTCATATATCATTGTTTCATATAtcattaaataataataaattttatttctaCAAGACCTATACAAGAGCTTACAAATTTGGTGACATTTGAACTATATATTGTATACTTAAAAGTGGATTTTCAAAAGAGACAAAACGtgatatatagatatatattttttactaACAAATATAATCTTAACACAATTTAGTATATAGCTAGCTTCATATTTAAATGTTTCTAGAGGGAATAAATGCCCGAGTAGAAATAAACCTAATGGCTACCAGCGGCATTAACCTTTAGGGGGCAGTCATCTATAAAATCACCTGTCTTGGGAAAAGGCGTCCTTGAATCCCTGACACTTGTATGCACTGTTCTTAAAACTTCAAAGGACAGAAGGGGTCTGAGCCAAATAATAAAGTGATAAGGTTCGTTGTTCTCTTATGACAGTGTCTCCGCTAAATGTTTTGGAAACGGTGACACTCGATACCCATGCAGCCATTTTGTTCCAAATAATAGAGGAGTAAACGACCCCATCTCAACATCCAACACTGACTGCTGTTACTTTCGCTTCTTCTCATCCTATTGCTCTTTAAAGATTGTAGACGGTGGCTGGCTCTACGTCACTGGGTCACTTGACCAGAAATGCCGTGGCTTTATGGCCCATCTTGCTTCTGAGCTTGTGACGGCACTTCTAAGACGGAATCGCTCGTTATCAAGGAGGTTGAAGGTGTGGTTCAACTTCAACATTCTTGCAAACCTTGCTGCTCGCTACAACCCCTCCTTTTTTTGTATGACAGAGTTTTGCCCACAGTACATTTTTCCCCACAAACGCACTGCTTGGTAAATCGGACAGGGGCATGTTATACCGTAAACAAGGAGTCTCTGATTTCCTGTTTATTCAGAGCTAGACCCTAATCTACTCGGGTATATTAAGGGCTGGGTCATTTAATCCGTAGTCAAATAGTGATGGGGTGGCCAATCTTGAAAATGGTTCACACAGTTTGGACAAAACTTGGTGACAGGTTACATCCCCACTGTTTTACTTGAAATATATCGCGTGACCAAATAACAGACCACTTCTGGTTTATTTTTGAAAGCTTTTGCAGACATGGAAAAACGTTGCTTTATCAACGTTTTGTTCTGTAGATTTACTACCTACCCGAGAATTGTACCCAAGGTAATTGGAACGGTTGTCAAACCGTGCTGAAAGTCTGTTTAATTAGTATGTATAAAGTTACATTAGTGACAGTTCCAATTACACTGGGTATGGTACTTGGGTACGTCATAACACTATCACATGCAATAAACTGTTGATAAACTACCGTCCTTCGCTGTCTGCAGAAGACATAAAACCTAAACCGGAAGTGGGCTGATCATTGGTCACGTCATTGAGTGCCATGGCAACAACACTAATAGCTTAACTTACTTTGGGAAGTCGTTTACCATGACTGAGCTAGAAGCCTTTTGCACGCATAGTTCTCCAGATAGACCACCCCTGGGAGTTTTACACTAATTAACAACTGACCCACTCCTTAATATACCTGAGAACAAGAGCAAGAGGCAAATcgtcaaaacaattattttttacctTCTGATTTTATCTAAATTTGTTataaatttcatttattttcaatcaTTATATTTCACTTGTAAAGTGCATTTCATCATGTACGCAATGGAAAATCGCCCTATATAAGTTTTTATTATAAGTGTTCATtattacttagctcttattaaccgagaagGAGGTcggtatgggagaatcttgacggaggtcgtgagtacagacctaACGccgtgaggtctgtacacacgatcgaggtcaagattctcccatacagagtgactaagctcggttaacaagatgtttattatatggcaaacaagaacaatttaattcgtttagtgtaactggtttgtactaactgatattttgcttgcgaacggcgatgagtggcgatgagctgaacttaattctgtcaaagtttgctcgtcatcctctcttttgtcatcatgctgtttggcacttccataaataaatattggtagaagaaaatactcaatatttttgcattttagtttgcatcttttcaccgcaaaacattaccggtctagatgccggtctagatgcgaaaatctagaccgcagtcaatatcgatttcagccaatcaaattcgtgaacttagtagttcccagtccttgtgagacagaaccatataataatgtgtattaatattattattggctGACAATGCGGAGATTCCTAATAAGCCTTGAAGAGAGCACtcgcactcgcctcccaccaatgtggaccTGGTTGGATTCCCCGTCCTGGCGTCACATGCATGTGGGttgtttgttggctctctacgaAATACTCTGCTCCACTACGAGAGGTTTCTCTCTGGGTACAACGGTCCACCTTCCACTCacctcctcaaaaatcaaccagcaatttggtttgatttgattggttatctgtAGAGTGTCCCCAATAAGTGCCCCAGCGCTAAACACAACTGACGCTTAAATGATTATcgaggttaagcatgacgtttacagCCAACGGaaaacgggaaacggcaggctcctacttatcataaaagcgtgaaaattctctccttttaacttgtctcattcctttgagaagttgcttgatatctgGAACTaaaaggacagaaatgagctaatatcaagcagggttcttcCGTTTTgggcaaaaccctaatttcactccgacgtttgccgtttggcgtAAACGTCATGTTTAATCTCTTCATTATTAAGCCAATAACGCCAGCGTCGTAGAGAAGCTGTAATGAAACAGAGAAGTTTCCATGCAATCTTGTCATGAGTGATACGATGAAAACTGCGGTTGTGGTTGTATTGTCACATCCAGGAACCAAAATGTTGGAACTGacgaatatttaaaaattaaagataTTGTCCGAAGTAAATTAATGCTGCGAAAAGAACAGTGTAAATTGCCTGAACAAAGCCTATGAATGAAGTTTTCTTAATCTTGTCCATAACTGAAATTGTTTGTAATGAAGTCTATAGCTAAtagtttcgttttttttccaaTGTCATAACGTAGGCAATCAAGAAATGTCTCAAACTCTCCACTGCACCAACGGCTACAAGGCTCACTACAGAAAAGACCTCATTCCCGATGCCATGAAAAAGGCAGCCATTCCTATGGCTATGAAAAAGGGATTTATTACAGGAATGGACCAAGAACCCTCGTTTGGTCTCTTTTCCACGGGGCCTGACTACAATATGAAAAACGGAGCTGTCGTGGTTTTTGCATGCGTTAACCCAAAGTAAGCATGACTTAATGAGTACACTTTTTAATACCAATCAAAATCTAAGGTTATTTATACATTTATTAACGCGATATTAATTTGTTGGTATCTTTGTGACTTCTCATATGTCCTGAGTAGTCGAAGGACTAGAAACTAGCTGTACCCTTTCTGCATCTCCTTCCTTGAATTATTCTGCAATTGATGCACTCTATTCGTCGATTCCAATCACTCTTGTACACAATAAACTTGCGTTCACCTGAAAAGTCAACAACTGCTCTCTTGGAATTCCTTAGTCCATAACCTGCCATCCCTTACAGCACAAAGCATCATGACATTACATAGTTCTCATTTCcatttattgctttttttgtacGCAGCAAGTAAAATGAAGGGCATGCAGAGTGGAGAATCGTAAGGGCAATTTAAAGTCAGTCGACGAGAGTAGAGTATCACCCTTGTATTGGTTGATTCcaaattagggaccttaagcatcGAAGAGGATGACCGGAATGATTACGTCACCAGAAAATGGGATTTCTCTTTTTCGGGGGAGAACTGTTTGACTATTACAACTTGGTTCTTTGGTAAAATGTGTGCCGATTTTTCTGGTATAAAAAGGTATGAACAGTGAGAGAAAAAAGTGAGAAATTATCGCGGTGTATCGCTCACGTTTGGCCATTTCACGTCACGCTTTTGCGAATGATAACAAGAAAATAGTATATCAATGCAAAGCACTCTTACCGGGCGTACAGTAGTTTGCTTACTAAACCTATAGTTTTCAGTTAACGTTTTCCTTATCGCGGGTGTCATCATTGCTTACAGTCCCTATTGAAGAAGATAATCCCTGGGTCCTACCTTCTTTTTACATGCaaaactgaatacagaaaacataaAGCTTCAAGATAATCCACCATTTAGGTGCCTTCTGGCGTTAATATCTTTCTCCTCCCACTAAACAGATCCTTATAAATGTCACTGATCCATTCAGTTTCTCAGTCCCCGAGGATACTCGATTACTCTTTGAAGGTCTTTGTAATCTTCCACCTATATCCAGCTGTCCGGCTTTGAGTTTATCCAATGAGTTCATGATAGTGCAAGGCACACTCGTGAGTGAAGATACTTCTTGCTCAAGTGTTTAAGAATAAAAGTACCATTATGAGAACGGTTTtatcttggttaattttttccTCTTGGTTAGTCTCACTATCTCTCATGGACAACCAAAGAATGCGTGTTATGGATAGGTAGTCGCATGATTTTGAGTGAAAATTGGAATAAATGGGCAAgcagaaaaatcatgtgatcaCTTATTAATGACTGAcatgaaaaaaatatcgagaaagCCTGTAGCAATTAAGCACACGCCTACCACGTAATGacggaaaaattgcgccatccagggctagCATTTGATTGGCCATATGAGGCTTTCTTTGATCATTAACCTATTAGAACGCCTGGTTTGTCATGTCTTTTTGCAATGGATTACCTCCGCACTttgttacctgaaaactgcatttctctcaCACAGGATTGTGAGTATTAGAACAATTCGTTATATCCTTTGTGATGCGTCCAGAAATGCACTGATGAGACGCGTGTTCTCTAGGATAAAATGTGACGAATTGTCTctttcccgggggggggggggactctcATATAAAAGGGGCTAGGGATGCTcatcggaaattttaaattaaacccctaaaggagaccaatctgggcgtagCCCAgggttttgtctttttttacccctaaaagagaccatattaaaacacggATATATAAAAAGTACAATgccttttaatgatggcaaagacattatcatccaATACTATCAACTACGTGAAGAAATACAAAAGTGTAAAtctacacttttatatttcttcgcgcaaTCCTAAAGGAGCCCTTCACGACCatatatgattgcgttttgccgagaacaccttaagtgaaaccaaaatccgaaatttctacccctaagcgagacgagcatccctcccctttttatatgggagtcccccctcccccctcgggGTCTCTGTACGTTCATGATATTTGAAACCTGCACATATCATCAAACCTGTCTTTGCGACTTAAATCAAACTAGACGAAATGGAAGCAAAACGAGAGGGAGCAAAACAAAGGTTTACGACGTACAAAAAAAACTACCCACCACAAGCCAACTGACGTCGTTTTTAAGCGTGGATattatccacgagttttggggAGAatctgtatgcaaatttgtcactcctgcgtaaccgccGCGTAAGTGTTTGAGCACTTTCCGCTGCATTTTAATAGAAGAACGAGACTGAAGAAGTGAGAAAATGGTGTTCTTCGAAGATGAAGCAAAGGATTCTGACCAAGTACACATTGATGCAATTGATTGAGCACCGCCTTTCACTCACCAACACGTACACTTAAATGTCGAAATCGAATCGACCGACACATGACAGTCTCTGTCGATCCCTCAAGCTCACGGGGGATTAATAAATTCCATTCGGAAGATGACTTCCATTAAGAGAGTGACATTGAAGCTATCACGAAGTTTAGCAAGCTATGAGTCATCAAAAGCCATGTCAATCCAACTTGAACAACATGACTGATATGACAAACAGTGCTTCCAGACGCTAGTACTTGCGTGACGGACCAGAAAGAATCATGACAAACTTTCGAAAGACTCGGTCATTGATTATGCAAGGAAAACTGATGAGGAATCCGTACCGATCTCAAGACAGATGCTCTATCTCCAGATACTTTAGATGGTCTGACTCTATCTCTATCTCCGATAGAGCAAATGTAAACATGCTCCTCGGGACAGAGAACCTTTCAGAATTCCTTACAAGgaaacgtcgagcttgtttcctaagacaaggtaattagagAGTGTATGGTACATTATCTAAAGAAGAACGTATCGAGctcgtctgagttgagaaagtaTTTATCTCTTGCTTTTCGAAAGTATATTGCAGTAAGAATGTCTAGACCTAGACCacaactcagacgtaacaaatCTTCGAAAGTAGGACTGA
This window harbors:
- the LOC138000643 gene encoding uncharacterized protein → MKIFFRLASTTERNNATLTYRKVTKRMRACALEVNNIMIVKGSDFNSSLNIRLQSILIICGILNNNIFLGAMCFPWLAVFGLFLTQAAGMMDPLPSALIEPFSTSIRCPQSQEFHWRKADTTGLDIVFYYTCGSGNQEMSQTLHCTNGYKAHYRKDLIPDAMKKAAIPMAMKKGFITGMDQEPSFGLFSTGPDYNMKNGAVVVFACVNPNK